A region of the Sarcophilus harrisii chromosome 3, mSarHar1.11, whole genome shotgun sequence genome:
TTTGGTGTAGACCATGGCCTCCTGCTCTTATTTGGATTCTTTGCTTGAGTTTCATCAAAGATTTGTttatattgttcagttattttcagtcacatccaacacttcagtcttgtccaactcttcacaatcccatttgggattttcttaacaaagatacagGGATGagatgtcatttccttttccagctcattttacggatgagtaaactgaggcaaacagggttaagtgatttgcccagggtcaaacagctaataactatatgaggccatatttgaactcaagatattaagatttcctgactccaaacccagtactctttccactgtgatACCTAGCTGCCCTCTCAAAGATTTATTTTGATGCAAGTTGTGCCTTCCACACCAATTTATCCCTAGTTGACCAGATTGTTCTCCATTgcctacctagctgcccttaattgtgttactaattttatttaattctatttcctttggaGTCATCAAAGTCCATCTTTGTTTTTCCTCACCTCAACTAAAAAACTCCTCCAATGGCCAATGGCAGGAACCATTTCTTTGTCATCCTTTCTGTACATCTCTGAACACagaaatcaaatttttcttgtgaaaaCAAAGATAATAGTGAACTATACACAGTGGATACATGATAGTGTTAATTAATGTTATTTGGGATGATGGTGGTGCAATCTTTGTAGAGTAGAGACAGAGATAATGATTAGGGATATGAAATTTATAGGGATAAATCCTAAATCTGTCCAAAAGGGGCTATATTGTACTTAGTGACTCCTAAATCTTTATATGTAAAACATCTCCCTAGGACAAAAATTTGGATATCAATCCATTATTTCTTGGCTATTTCCCCAAATCTCTACTTCCTTCACAGAATCTTCTACAGAAGGAGATCACTCAGAGTTCAGCCAGACCATGAGCCTCCTACCCCTTGGCCATGACAGAGAACATGTGAGTCATACTGTCCCTAATCTGCTTGGTCTTTGCCCCATAAATGATAGGATTGAGCATGGGAGGGATAAGAACATAAAGATTGGCAAGAAGGATATGGACATGATGGGGGATGTTTTTACCAAAGCGGTGAgtcaagaaagtaaaaaatgatgGGATGAAGAAAAGCAGGATGACCCCAATGTGGGAGCCACAAGTGTTGAGTGCTTTGTGCCGAGCCTCCTGGGAGGGTAATCTGAAGACAGCATGAAGGATCATGGTGTAAGATATACCAATGAGTGCAACGTCAACTAATACTGATGCCATTGGGACCGAGAAACCATACCAGATATTAATGGTGATGTCGGCACAAGCCAGCCGAGCCACACCAATGTGCTCACAGTATGAGTGAGGGATGATATTGGTCTTGCAATATGGCAGCCTCTTCAGCAGGAAAATGATGGGAAATATAGTCCCAATACTCCTCCCCCAAATAGCCAGGGAAATTTTCCCAATCATTATAGGCGTTAAGATTGTTGTGTATCTTAAGGGAGTACAAATGGCCACATATCGGTCAAACGCCATGGCAAGCAGGATTCCAGATTCAGCCACAAAAGCAACATGGATGAAGAACATCTGGGTGATGCAGGCATCAAAAGCAATCTCCCCCGCGTGGAACCAGAAGATGGCCAGTGCCTTGGGCACAGTGGTTGTAGAAAGTAGTATGTCAGTGCCAGCCAGCATGGAAAGAAAGATGTACATGGGTTCGTGGAGACTACGCTCAGTGAGGACGACTAGGATGAGAGCACCATTACCCAACACTGCAGTCACATACATGAGGCAAAATGGAATAGAAAGCCAGATATGGTAGCTCTCAAGCCCTGGGATACCAAGCAGAATAAATACAGTGGGATGGAAGATTGTGAAATTATTTTCAATCATAGCTTGAAATTCCTTCTGcaaagactgaaaaacaataagaataagaaaatgagaccaagactaaacaaaattagaatggggtatggttaaaaaaaaaatcaagccttttTATAACACTTGCATTTTAACAGCTATGATTATGTTGTATTCCCAATCTACCTTCTCTCGTTTTTCTTCTATGCTTTCATGTCCagtatcttttccttctcttccttctcctcaccATTCAACTTTCTTGTGTGtgctgtcttcccccattagattataagatcCTTAAGGGCTGCAactatcttactttttttttggatttgcCTGTTCAATACTTAGTACAGGACATGGCATGtaagaggttttaaaaaaaaaaattattggctGATTATTAACTAAATAGATGGGAGACCATAGAGGTGGTAGCCCATAAAGATGGATGAATAAGATAATTAAGTCACATTGAGTCCATCATGTTACTATGAAAAGAATAATTGTAATCATAATCATAATGTGTCATACATAGAatacttttaagatttataaaattctttctcATAATACTTCTCTGAGACAGttgagaaaatgaggaaagtggaactcagtggatagagcattaatCCTGAAGtgaggagaatctgagttcaaatctgacctcaaacacttacttcctagttgtgtgaccctggccaagtcacttaatctcaattgccttgaaaaaaagaaaaagaaaagaaaagaaaatgaggaaactaaggcttaaaGAGATTCAATGATTTACTTTAAGGCACACCACAAGGAAAAAACATGGTCAATACTCAAGCCATCTTTTGACTCTTAGAATCTGTCAATCCCAGgaaatgggagaagggaaagtgTACCATGCaagttaagattttatttttaaaaaaggaaaaattgatgaaACACAGGCATACCCCTAAAAGGATTATATCTAGAGAGTTAAAACAGCTTTATCTGTTCACTTGGAACCTGATTTGAgcatcttattatttttcttttttggttctctTGCCTGATTTTGTGTTTAGTAAAAAAGTTATTGTTTAAAAACAACATAGGTACTATGGGTTTTTAATATTATAGGTGAAGTTAGACTAAATGTGTTGTTGagttttattgatcttt
Encoded here:
- the LOC100916805 gene encoding olfactory receptor 52B2-like, whose translation is MIENNFTIFHPTVFILLGIPGLESYHIWLSIPFCLMYVTAVLGNGALILVVLTERSLHEPMYIFLSMLAGTDILLSTTTVPKALAIFWFHAGEIAFDACITQMFFIHVAFVAESGILLAMAFDRYVAICTPLRYTTILTPIMIGKISLAIWGRSIGTIFPIIFLLKRLPYCKTNIIPHSYCEHIGVARLACADITINIWYGFSVPMASVLVDVALIGISYTMILHAVFRLPSQEARHKALNTCGSHIGVILLFFIPSFFTFLTHRFGKNIPHHVHILLANLYVLIPPMLNPIIYGAKTKQIRDSMTHMFSVMAKG